In Penaeus vannamei isolate JL-2024 chromosome 15, ASM4276789v1, whole genome shotgun sequence, the following are encoded in one genomic region:
- the LOC113814071 gene encoding crustacean hyperglycemic hormone has protein sequence MAAVQLAVLMCMLLAVPAAITTHDNTNELPKFLLSSPGDSLTSGQSLIKRTTSFSSCTGVYDRELLARLDRVCEDCYNLYRDVGVAAECRSNCFHNEVFLYCVDYMYRPRQRNQYRAALQRLGK, from the exons ATGGCTGCG GTGCAGTTAGCTGTCTTAATGTGCATGCTGCTGGCAGTTCCGGCAGCTATTACGACTCATGACAACACGAATGAATTACCgaaattccttctttcctcccctggGGATTCTCTCACATCGGGCCAAAGCTTAATCAAACGCACCACATCGTTCTCTTCTTGCACGGGCGTCTACGACCGCGAGCTCCTTGCGAGGCTCGACCGCGTGTGCGAAGACTGCTACAACCTGTACCGCGACGTCGGAGTGGCGGCCGAATGCag GAGTAACTGCTTCCACAACGAGGTATTCCTGTACTGCGTCGACTACATGTACCGGCCTCGCCAAAGGAACCAGTACCGGGCCGCCCTGCAGAGGCTCGGCAAGTAG
- the LOC113814051 gene encoding crustacean hyperglycemic hormones has protein sequence MAAVGPMRAAVLVSLLVAIPASATTSGDENEIPTLLRHTQNVSPVSSFAGAHSLHKRSLSFRSCTGVYDRELLARLDRVCEDCYNIYRDVGVAAECRSDCFHNEVFLYCVDYMYRPRQRNQYRAALQRLGK, from the exons ATGGCTGCCGTTGGACCGATGCGGGCAGCTGTCCTGGTGTCCCTGCTGGTGGCAATCCCGGCCTCTGCCACCACCTCCGGAGACGAAAATGAGATTCCGACGCTCCTCCGACATACCCAAAACGTCTCTCCTGTAAGTTCCTTCGCAGGAGCCCACAGCTTACACAAGCGCAGCCTATCCTTCAGGTCCTGCACGGGCGTCTACGACCGCGAACTCCTTGCAAGGCTCGACCGCGTGTGCGAAGACTGCTACAACATCTACCGCGACGTCGGAGTGGCAGCCGAATGCAG GAGCGACTGTTTCCACAACGAGGTATTCCTGTACTGCGTCGACTACATGTACCGGCCTCGCCAAAGGAACCAGTACCGGGCCGCCCTGCAGAGGCTCGGCAAGTAG
- the LOC113814050 gene encoding crustacean hyperglycemic hormone codes for MIGVRLVRSAVLVSLLLVFPASVLASWDGNEIPPSLPSSSESSPATSLAGAQTANKRSISFDSCTGVYDRELLVRLDRVCEDCYNLYRDTDVAVECRSNCFHNEVFLYCVDYMYRPRQRNQYRAALQRLGK; via the exons ATGATTGGGGTTCGACTG GTGCGTTCAGCTGTCCTGGTATCCCTGCTGCTAGTGTTCCCGGCCTCTGTCCTCGCCTCTTGGGACGGAAATGAAATCCCTCcgtccctgccttcctcctcagAATCCTCTCCTGCGACCTCCCTCGCGGGAGCCCAGACCGCAAACAAGCGCAGCATATCCTTCGACTCGTGCACGGGCGTCTACGACCGCGAACTCCTTGTAAGGCTCGACCGCGTGTGCGAAGACTGCTACAACCTGTACCGCGACACCGACGTGGCGGTCGAATGCAG GAGCAACTGTTTCCACAACGAGGTATTCCTGTACTGCGTCGACTACATGTACCGGCCTCGCCAAAGGAACCAGTACCGGGCCGCCCTGCAGAGGCTCGGCAAGTAG
- the LOC113814062 gene encoding crustacean hyperglycemic hormones 1, translating into MIGVRLVRSAVLVSLLLVFPASVLASWDGNEIPPSLPSSSESSPATSLAGAQTANKRSISFDSCTGVYDRELLVRLDRVCEDCYNLYRDTDVAVECRYFSIICNKVI; encoded by the exons ATGATTGGGGTTCGACTG GTGCGTTCAGCTGTCCTGGTATCCCTGCTGCTAGTGTTCCCGGCCTCTGTCCTCGCCTCTTGGGACGGAAATGAAATCCCTCcgtccctgccttcctcctcagAATCCTCTCCTGCGACCTCCCTCGCGGGAGCCCAGACCGCAAACAAGCGCAGCATATCCTTCGACTCGTGCACGGGCGTCTACGACCGCGAACTCCTTGTAAGGCTCGACCGCGTGTGCGAAGACTGCTACAACCTGTACCGCGACACCGACGTGGCGGTCGAATGCAGGTATTTCAGCATTATATGTAACAAGGTTATTTGA
- the LOC113814049 gene encoding crustacean hyperglycemic hormone — translation MIGVRLVRSAVLVSLLLVFPASVLASWDGNEIPPSLPSSSESSPATSLAGAQTANKRSISFDSCTGVYDRELLVRLDRVCEDCYNLYRDTDVAVECRSNCFHNEVFLYCVDYMYRPRQRNQYRAALQRLGK, via the exons ATGATTGGGGTTCGACTG GTGCGTTCAGCTGTCCTGGTATCCCTGCTGCTAGTGTTCCCTGCCTCTGTCCTCGCCTCTTGGGACGGAAATGAAATCCCTCcgtccctgccttcctcctcagAATCCTCTCCTGCGACCTCCCTCGCGGGAGCCCAGACCGCAAACAAGCGCAGCATATCCTTCGACTCGTGCACGGGCGTCTACGACCGCGAACTCCTTGTAAGGCTCGACCGCGTGTGCGAAGACTGCTACAACCTGTACCGCGACACCGACGTGGCGGTCGAATGCAG GAGCAACTGTTTCCACAACGAGGTATTCCTGTACTGCGTCGACTACATGTACCGGCCTCGCCAAAGGAACCAGTACCGGGCCGCCCTGCAGAGGCTCGGCAAGTAG